A section of the Streptomyces sp. NBC_00178 genome encodes:
- a CDS encoding extracellular solute-binding protein: protein MLRRTAYSLVALALAGAATATACGRAAPDATTAANAHGPITIWLSNNAQEVAWGKNMVGAWNKSHPGQHVTVQQIPAGKTSEEAISASIIAGTSACLVFNTAPASVPTFQKQNGLVPLSDFPDGDAYIQKRGGALTDQYKSQDGKFYQLPWKSNPVMILYNKKIFKKAGLDPEHPQLATYEQFLKTSRTLVHSGAAKAAIWPAPSSEFFQSWLDFYPAFAAQTGGKQLIEDGKPQFDSPAGRQVAAFWRTMYSEKLAPQELYPGDAVNDGKSAMATVGAWAVSAYKDSVDIGVAPVPTADGKSPDDTYSFSDEKSAAMFSACRNRGTAWDLLKFASSAQEDGKFLEATGQMPMREDLTDRYAGFFAKKPLYKAFARQAEHVVEVPNVPGSVDIWQAFRDEWTKSVVFGDQPTDTGLRKASEKISELLDEYGDQS, encoded by the coding sequence ATGCTGAGGAGAACGGCGTACTCGCTGGTCGCGCTCGCGCTCGCGGGTGCCGCGACCGCGACCGCCTGTGGACGGGCGGCCCCGGACGCGACGACCGCGGCGAATGCCCACGGTCCCATCACGATCTGGCTGTCGAACAACGCCCAGGAAGTGGCCTGGGGCAAGAACATGGTCGGCGCCTGGAACAAGAGCCATCCGGGCCAGCACGTCACGGTCCAGCAGATCCCGGCGGGCAAGACCTCCGAGGAGGCCATCAGCGCCTCGATCATCGCCGGCACCAGCGCCTGCCTGGTCTTCAACACGGCGCCCGCTTCGGTGCCCACCTTCCAGAAGCAGAACGGTCTCGTGCCGCTCAGCGACTTCCCCGACGGTGACGCCTACATCCAGAAGCGGGGTGGCGCTCTCACCGACCAGTACAAGTCGCAGGACGGCAAGTTCTACCAGCTGCCCTGGAAGAGCAATCCGGTGATGATCCTCTACAACAAGAAGATCTTCAAGAAGGCCGGCCTCGACCCCGAGCACCCTCAGCTCGCGACCTACGAGCAGTTCCTGAAGACCTCCCGCACCCTGGTGCACAGCGGCGCCGCCAAGGCGGCGATCTGGCCGGCGCCCAGCAGCGAGTTCTTCCAGTCCTGGCTCGACTTCTACCCTGCCTTCGCCGCCCAGACCGGCGGCAAGCAGCTCATCGAGGACGGCAAGCCGCAGTTCGACTCGCCGGCCGGCCGCCAGGTCGCGGCGTTCTGGCGCACGATGTACTCGGAGAAGCTCGCGCCGCAGGAGCTGTACCCCGGTGACGCGGTGAACGACGGGAAGTCCGCCATGGCGACCGTCGGAGCCTGGGCGGTGTCCGCCTACAAGGACAGCGTCGACATCGGGGTGGCCCCCGTGCCGACGGCCGACGGGAAGTCGCCCGACGACACGTACTCCTTCAGCGACGAGAAGTCCGCCGCCATGTTCAGCGCCTGCCGCAACCGGGGCACCGCCTGGGATCTGCTGAAGTTCGCCAGTTCCGCCCAGGAGGACGGGAAGTTCCTCGAAGCGACCGGCCAGATGCCGATGCGCGAGGACCTCACCGATCGCTACGCCGGCTTCTTCGCGAAGAAGCCGCTGTACAAGGCGTTCGCACGGCAGGCCGAGCACGTGGTCGAGGTACCCAACGTGCCGGGTTCCGTCGACATCTGGCAGGCCTTCCGTGACGAGTGGACGAAGTCCGTCGTCTTCGGCGACCAGCCCACCGACACCGGTCTGCGCAAGGCCTCGGAGAAGATATCCGAGCTGCTCGACGAGTACGGGGACCAGTCATGA
- a CDS encoding class I SAM-dependent methyltransferase codes for MTETAQQSTGVEGVDGGVGVTALLVAAARAIETHRHDSLARDVHAEHFVRAAPASANWPVRIQQVPDGDADPLWGRFARYFGLRTRVLDDFVLRSVHGKGMRQVVLFGAGLDTRAYRLDLPSGCVVYEIDRAGVLAFKRDVLDGTSARPKAARVAIALDLRADWAAALTESGFDPAAPSVWLAEGLLFYLPAAAETHLVDTVHRLSAGGSSLAYEVKLEKDLLSYRHSPLYVATKEQLGIDLLDLFDTEPRPDSAGSLAGKGWFTSVHTPFEFTHRHGRGPLPEQNDALEGNRWVFAEKG; via the coding sequence ATGACAGAGACCGCACAGCAGAGCACCGGAGTGGAGGGCGTGGACGGGGGAGTGGGTGTGACCGCACTCCTGGTGGCCGCGGCGCGGGCGATCGAGACCCATCGCCACGACAGCCTGGCCCGGGACGTCCACGCCGAGCACTTCGTGCGCGCCGCACCCGCCTCCGCCAACTGGCCCGTCCGGATCCAGCAGGTGCCGGACGGCGACGCGGACCCGCTGTGGGGGCGCTTCGCGCGCTACTTCGGCCTTCGGACGCGGGTCCTGGACGACTTCGTGCTGCGTTCGGTGCACGGCAAGGGCATGCGCCAAGTCGTGCTGTTCGGCGCGGGACTCGACACACGGGCGTACCGGCTCGACCTGCCCTCGGGCTGTGTGGTCTACGAGATCGACAGGGCGGGCGTCCTGGCCTTCAAGCGTGACGTGCTGGACGGCACGTCCGCCCGGCCGAAGGCGGCCCGTGTGGCGATCGCCCTGGATCTGCGGGCCGACTGGGCCGCGGCACTGACCGAGTCGGGCTTCGACCCGGCCGCACCGAGTGTCTGGCTGGCCGAGGGGCTGCTGTTCTACCTGCCGGCTGCCGCCGAGACCCACCTCGTGGACACGGTGCACCGGCTGAGCGCGGGGGGCAGCTCCCTGGCCTACGAGGTCAAACTCGAGAAGGACCTGCTCTCCTACCGGCACAGCCCGCTCTACGTGGCGACGAAGGAGCAGCTCGGCATCGACCTCCTCGACCTGTTCGACACGGAACCGCGACCGGACTCGGCAGGCAGTCTCGCGGGCAAGGGCTGGTTCACCTCGGTGCACACCCCCTTCGAGTTCACCCACCGGCACGGACGCGGCCCGCTCCCCGAGCAGAACGACGCGCTGGAGGGCAACCGCTGGGTGTTCGCCGAGAAGGGATGA
- a CDS encoding LacI family DNA-binding transcriptional regulator yields the protein MARKPTIDDVAQRAGVSRSSVSFALNDRPGIAEETKQRILAVAAELGWTPSRPARALSLGKAGAFGLVLARDPDLIGADLFFPAFIAGVEVALGERGDGLMVHLTTPERERSVYERLAADRRVDGVLLTDLRHDDPRPALIHRLGLPAVVVGQSEWSDGLSSVGLDDRPAYVDAVRRLAELGHRRIAHVEGPQELRHAHRRRVAWEQTLHVLGLPEGPVRPGGFTAEGGARATRELLSLAEPPTAIVYGNDLAATAGLSVAQELGVSVPDRLSVVGYDDTSLTRYTHPPLSSARADARGWGEAAARALDRVLAGEEVAHVVLPPAEFIPRASIGPAPRT from the coding sequence ATGGCTCGGAAGCCCACCATCGACGACGTCGCACAGCGTGCGGGTGTCTCGCGCAGTTCCGTCTCGTTCGCCCTGAACGACCGGCCCGGGATCGCCGAGGAGACCAAGCAACGCATCCTGGCGGTCGCGGCGGAACTCGGGTGGACCCCGAGCCGTCCCGCCCGGGCGCTGTCGCTCGGCAAGGCCGGCGCCTTCGGCCTCGTGCTCGCGAGGGATCCGGACCTGATCGGCGCCGACCTGTTCTTCCCGGCTTTCATAGCGGGTGTCGAGGTCGCCCTGGGGGAGCGCGGCGACGGGCTCATGGTTCACCTCACCACTCCCGAGCGGGAGCGGTCCGTGTACGAACGGCTGGCCGCCGACCGCCGGGTGGACGGGGTGCTCCTGACCGACCTGCGTCACGACGATCCCCGGCCCGCGCTCATCCACCGGCTCGGGCTGCCCGCGGTCGTGGTGGGTCAGAGCGAGTGGAGCGACGGGCTCAGCTCCGTCGGCCTCGACGACCGGCCCGCCTACGTCGACGCCGTACGGCGCCTCGCCGAGCTGGGGCACCGGCGCATCGCCCATGTCGAAGGCCCCCAGGAGCTCCGCCACGCGCACCGCCGCCGGGTGGCCTGGGAGCAGACACTGCACGTCCTGGGGCTGCCGGAAGGACCCGTGCGGCCCGGTGGCTTCACGGCCGAGGGCGGCGCCCGCGCCACCCGCGAGCTGCTGTCGCTGGCCGAGCCGCCCACCGCGATCGTCTACGGCAACGACCTCGCCGCCACGGCGGGACTGTCCGTGGCACAGGAACTCGGCGTCTCGGTACCGGACCGCCTCTCGGTCGTCGGCTACGACGACACCAGTCTCACCCGCTACACCCACCCGCCGCTCTCCTCCGCCCGTGCCGACGCGCGCGGCTGGGGCGAGGCCGCGGCCCGTGCTCTGGACCGGGTGCTTGCCGGCGAGGAGGTGGCACACGTCGTGCTGCCCCCCGCCGAGTTCATCCCCCGCGCCTCGATCGGCCCCGCGCCCCGCACCTGA
- a CDS encoding carbohydrate ABC transporter permease produces MSVSTPAPGSRTPVGPAAEAPSSGTRRTATPPTGTHRTRGTVVKYAVLSLGAVAFLFPFYYMIVGSLRKTTTGDLSSAVPSGLTGGSYTAVNGAISLGRSLLNSGIMTIGVLLCTLVFGVLAGYALAQLQFRGRGTVFASLLLVQMVPFQLLTLPLYVLVVRDYGLGDNYVGMILPFAINSTAVFLFRQFFLQLPQSLFEAARLDGAGELRILWKIALPMARPAVLTAMLLTFIGPWNEFLWPFLVTKNADMQPLAVSLASFLSNLQGTVANPTGALLAGACVLAAPAVALFIVFQRHFTSTDIDSGVKG; encoded by the coding sequence ATGAGCGTCTCCACTCCGGCCCCGGGATCCCGTACCCCGGTGGGCCCGGCCGCGGAAGCACCGTCCTCCGGAACCCGGAGGACGGCCACGCCGCCGACGGGCACGCACCGCACCCGGGGGACGGTCGTCAAGTACGCCGTCCTCTCGCTGGGCGCCGTCGCCTTCCTCTTCCCCTTCTACTACATGATCGTCGGCTCGCTGCGGAAGACGACGACGGGCGACCTGTCCTCCGCCGTGCCCAGCGGACTGACCGGCGGCAGCTACACGGCCGTCAACGGCGCGATCTCCCTGGGGCGGTCCCTGCTCAACTCCGGCATCATGACGATCGGTGTCCTCCTGTGCACCCTCGTCTTCGGGGTGCTCGCCGGCTACGCGCTCGCCCAGCTGCAGTTCCGCGGCCGGGGAACCGTGTTCGCCTCGCTGCTGCTCGTGCAGATGGTGCCCTTCCAGCTCCTGACACTGCCGCTGTACGTCCTCGTGGTCCGCGACTACGGGCTGGGCGACAACTACGTCGGGATGATCCTCCCGTTCGCGATCAACTCCACGGCCGTCTTCCTCTTCCGCCAGTTCTTCCTCCAGCTGCCGCAGTCCCTCTTCGAGGCGGCCCGTCTGGACGGCGCCGGCGAACTGCGCATCCTCTGGAAGATCGCCCTGCCGATGGCGCGCCCCGCGGTGCTCACCGCGATGCTGCTCACCTTCATCGGACCGTGGAACGAGTTCCTGTGGCCGTTCCTCGTCACCAAGAACGCCGACATGCAGCCGCTGGCCGTGTCCCTCGCCAGCTTCCTGTCCAACCTCCAGGGCACGGTCGCCAACCCGACCGGTGCCCTCCTGGCCGGCGCCTGTGTGCTGGCCGCCCCCGCAGTGGCGCTGTTCATCGTGTTCCAGCGCCACTTCACCTCGACCGACATCGACTCCGGAGTAAAGGGCTGA
- a CDS encoding NAD(P)-dependent alcohol dehydrogenase — MTRTFEAAVLRTYEGRFSLEEVNLIEGPADGEVLVRIAGCGMCRTDLAVRHSAGRTPLPAVLGHEGAGVVTEVGGPHTGLSPGDHVVLSFDSCGRCRNCVRAAPAYCDSFASLNLFGGREEDGARFTAFDGAALAPRWFGQSSFAEYAVVRARNAVRVDPALPLELLGPLGCGFLTGAGAVLNSFAAGPGDTVAVFGTGAVGLAAVMAAAAAGAVVVAVDRHPERLALAERFHAVPVHSASAGLDERIRRLTDGGAQFALDTTGSARLINDALRALRPTGRLGLVARLHSPLALQPGTLDRGRRISHICEGDAVPALLIPRLTALWQAGRFPFDQLIRTYPLADIDEAERDCDAGRVVKPVLIPEGTGR, encoded by the coding sequence GTGACGCGCACCTTCGAGGCCGCGGTGCTCCGCACCTACGAAGGCCGGTTCTCCTTGGAGGAGGTGAACCTCATCGAGGGGCCGGCCGACGGGGAGGTCCTGGTCAGAATCGCGGGCTGCGGCATGTGCCGGACCGACCTCGCGGTCCGGCACTCGGCCGGCCGCACGCCCTTGCCCGCGGTGCTCGGTCACGAGGGCGCCGGAGTCGTGACGGAGGTGGGAGGGCCGCACACCGGCCTGAGTCCCGGGGACCACGTCGTGCTGAGCTTCGACTCGTGCGGGCGCTGCCGGAACTGCGTGCGGGCGGCTCCCGCCTACTGCGACTCCTTCGCCTCTCTGAACCTCTTCGGGGGGCGCGAGGAGGACGGCGCCCGGTTCACCGCCTTCGACGGAGCCGCACTGGCCCCGCGGTGGTTCGGACAGTCCTCCTTCGCGGAATACGCGGTGGTCCGTGCCCGCAACGCTGTGCGGGTCGATCCCGCACTGCCGCTCGAACTGCTGGGACCGCTCGGCTGCGGCTTCCTCACCGGAGCGGGAGCGGTCCTCAACTCCTTCGCGGCCGGTCCCGGTGACACCGTCGCCGTCTTCGGCACGGGAGCCGTGGGCCTGGCAGCGGTGATGGCCGCCGCAGCCGCCGGCGCGGTCGTGGTGGCCGTCGACCGGCACCCGGAGCGGCTGGCCCTCGCCGAGCGCTTCCACGCCGTGCCCGTGCACTCCGCCTCGGCCGGCCTCGACGAACGTATCCGCCGTCTGACCGATGGGGGAGCCCAGTTCGCGCTGGACACCACTGGTTCCGCCCGACTGATCAACGACGCTCTGCGTGCCCTGCGTCCCACCGGCCGCCTCGGTCTGGTGGCGCGCCTCCACAGCCCGCTCGCACTGCAGCCGGGGACATTGGACCGCGGCCGGAGGATCTCCCACATCTGCGAGGGGGACGCGGTACCCGCCCTGCTGATTCCACGCCTGACCGCGCTGTGGCAGGCGGGGCGCTTCCCCTTCGACCAGCTGATCCGGACCTATCCCCTCGCCGACATCGACGAGGCCGAACGCGACTGCGACGCCGGCCGCGTGGTCAAACCCGTCCTCATTCCTGAGGGGACCGGCCGATGA
- a CDS encoding glycoside hydrolase family 130 protein: protein MSTTSTTSNIPYRLVRKGLIMSPLPGEANEAEGVLNPASGRTPDGRLHLLPRLVAEGNVSRVGLAEVTFTDGVPSGVERRGVVLSPDEGWERGKNNAGVEDPRVTWIPSLGKHVMSYVAYGPLGPKPALAVSEDLTSWTRIGPVQFAYQPDLDTDLNLFPNKDVVHFPEPVPGPDGEPAYAMLHRPMWDLGWFRPGEGVHLPAGITDERPGIWISYVPVAEVEADIRALARPRDHRLVALSEHPWEELKIGGGPAPIRVPEGWLLIHHGVSGHIEDPFAQNQSVSYAAGAMILDPADPSKVLARSEEPLMAPETEEERAGTVPNVVFPTAIEEIDGQLYVFYGMADAHIGVALLERTA, encoded by the coding sequence ATGAGCACCACCAGCACCACCTCGAACATCCCGTACCGACTGGTGCGCAAAGGCCTGATCATGTCCCCGCTGCCCGGCGAGGCGAACGAGGCCGAGGGAGTCCTGAACCCCGCGTCCGGCCGTACCCCCGACGGCCGCCTGCACCTGCTGCCGCGCCTCGTGGCCGAGGGCAACGTGTCCCGTGTCGGCCTCGCCGAGGTCACCTTCACCGACGGCGTGCCCAGCGGCGTCGAGCGGCGCGGAGTCGTCCTCTCGCCCGACGAGGGCTGGGAGCGCGGCAAGAACAACGCCGGCGTCGAGGACCCGCGCGTCACCTGGATACCCTCGCTCGGCAAGCACGTCATGTCCTACGTCGCCTACGGCCCGCTCGGCCCCAAGCCGGCCCTCGCCGTGTCCGAGGACCTGACCAGCTGGACCCGCATCGGACCGGTCCAGTTCGCCTACCAGCCCGACCTCGACACCGATCTCAACCTCTTCCCGAACAAGGACGTCGTCCACTTCCCCGAGCCCGTCCCGGGCCCGGACGGCGAGCCCGCGTACGCCATGCTGCACCGCCCCATGTGGGACCTCGGCTGGTTCCGCCCCGGCGAGGGTGTCCACCTCCCGGCCGGGATCACCGACGAACGGCCCGGCATCTGGATCTCGTACGTGCCCGTCGCCGAGGTCGAGGCCGACATCCGCGCCCTGGCGCGCCCCCGCGACCACCGCCTCGTCGCCCTGTCGGAGCACCCGTGGGAGGAGCTGAAGATCGGCGGCGGCCCCGCCCCGATCCGTGTGCCCGAGGGCTGGCTCCTCATCCACCACGGCGTCTCCGGCCACATCGAGGACCCCTTCGCGCAGAACCAGTCGGTGTCCTACGCGGCCGGTGCGATGATCCTCGACCCCGCTGACCCCTCGAAGGTCCTGGCCCGCTCCGAGGAGCCGCTGATGGCACCCGAGACGGAGGAGGAACGCGCGGGCACCGTCCCGAACGTCGTCTTCCCGACCGCCATCGAGGAGATCGACGGGCAGCTGTACGTGTTCTACGGCATGGCCGACGCGCACATCGGCGTCGCTCTCCTGGAGCGCACGGCATGA
- a CDS encoding Gfo/Idh/MocA family protein — translation MTSAPAPLGLGLVGCGGFGAYVLDAVAGLPGLRLTAVADPDPVRAKALGERHGVPALGSLEDMLEREDVEAVAIATPPAAHAAMATAALRAGRHVFCEKPLATTTEDARQVAREAERAGRALVVDHVLRYNPLLRALQGLIGEGLLAPPRRFLFENDASDEDLGAGHWFWDPGHSGGIFVEHGVHFFDAARALLGSDPLSVRATEVRRPGGPVDMVSADVLHPGGVLASHLHSFTHAHRCERQLMRLDHGFAETRIDGWIPVHAEISAWTGDAGAEAWEKLPARAEALLHVDGFRPHGGERVTVTVERGAGGADLTRGRDEARFAPHRVRAVLDLGGEPRKPHVYTESVRAAVADLVRVARDGGTPVADAISGLTAVAVAEAATVAAETGTEQRVPGPDGLADTLAPPHIQESS, via the coding sequence ATGACATCCGCGCCGGCCCCCCTCGGCCTCGGACTGGTCGGCTGCGGCGGCTTCGGGGCGTATGTCCTGGACGCCGTGGCGGGCCTGCCCGGGCTGCGCCTGACCGCCGTCGCCGACCCCGACCCCGTACGGGCGAAGGCCCTCGGCGAGCGGCACGGCGTCCCCGCGCTCGGCTCCCTGGAGGACATGCTGGAGCGCGAGGACGTGGAGGCCGTCGCCATCGCCACACCGCCGGCCGCGCACGCCGCGATGGCCACGGCCGCCCTGCGCGCCGGCCGGCACGTCTTCTGCGAGAAGCCGCTCGCGACCACCACCGAGGACGCCCGCCAGGTTGCCCGCGAGGCCGAACGCGCCGGGCGTGCCCTCGTCGTCGACCACGTCCTGCGCTACAACCCGCTCCTCAGGGCCCTGCAGGGACTCATCGGGGAAGGGCTGCTCGCGCCCCCGCGCCGGTTCCTCTTCGAGAACGACGCCTCCGACGAGGACCTCGGCGCCGGCCACTGGTTCTGGGACCCGGGGCACAGCGGAGGCATCTTCGTCGAGCACGGCGTGCACTTCTTCGACGCGGCGCGAGCCCTGCTGGGCTCCGACCCGCTCAGCGTGCGTGCGACCGAGGTACGCCGGCCGGGCGGGCCCGTCGACATGGTCAGCGCCGACGTCCTCCACCCCGGCGGTGTTCTCGCCTCACACCTGCACTCCTTCACCCACGCGCACCGCTGCGAACGCCAGCTGATGCGCCTGGACCACGGTTTCGCCGAGACGAGGATCGACGGCTGGATACCGGTCCACGCGGAGATCTCGGCGTGGACCGGCGACGCCGGCGCAGAGGCGTGGGAGAAGCTCCCGGCCCGTGCGGAGGCGCTGCTCCACGTCGACGGCTTCCGGCCGCACGGCGGCGAACGCGTCACCGTCACGGTCGAACGCGGCGCCGGAGGGGCCGACCTCACGCGCGGACGCGACGAGGCACGCTTCGCGCCGCACCGCGTGCGAGCCGTCCTCGACCTCGGCGGTGAGCCCCGCAAGCCGCACGTCTACACCGAGAGCGTCCGCGCCGCCGTGGCCGATCTGGTCCGTGTCGCGCGTGACGGAGGCACCCCCGTCGCCGACGCGATCTCCGGTCTCACGGCCGTCGCCGTCGCGGAGGCCGCCACCGTGGCCGCCGAGACCGGTACGGAACAACGTGTCCCCGGCCCCGACGGCCTCGCGGACACCCTCGCTCCACCGCACATCCAGGAGTCCTCATGA
- a CDS encoding aldehyde dehydrogenase family protein codes for MPTTRSVRQPATRGRSIPVLDPATGEAFDEAPDQHPDELDTVVDRAHTAWHRWRADPSARRHALLAAAGAVEAAAPDLAPLLTREQGKPLRESYAEVGRTAARLRYFAELRPGREAISDGRPVRSELRWRPLGPVAAITPWNFPLQLASAKFAPALAAGNTMVLKPSPFTPLATRLLGSIVSTALPEHVLTIVTGGEALGARLASHPGIRHVTFTGSIPTGRAVAGGAAATLARVTLELGGNDAAVLLDDVEVDRIADRLFWAAFRNCGQVCMAVKRVYAPVRLYSEVVEALAQRAKSAVVGAGLDPGSELGPVNNAPQLARVEKYTAQAVADGARAVTGGHRIDRPGYFFAPTVLADVPTRSAVVTEEQFGPVLPVLPYRNIDEAVEAANDTGFGLGGSVWGTDLDRAEAVAGRLECGTAWINHHAELSLAQPFAGIKESGVGVAGGPWGLYGNLRPFVMHRPEDM; via the coding sequence ATGCCGACGACCCGCTCGGTCCGCCAGCCCGCCACCCGAGGCCGCAGCATCCCGGTCCTCGACCCGGCGACGGGCGAGGCCTTCGACGAGGCACCCGACCAGCACCCGGACGAGCTGGACACAGTCGTCGACCGGGCCCACACCGCCTGGCACCGCTGGCGTGCCGACCCGTCCGCCCGGAGACACGCCCTGCTGGCGGCGGCCGGTGCGGTCGAAGCCGCCGCACCGGACCTCGCGCCCCTGCTCACCCGCGAGCAGGGAAAGCCACTGCGCGAGTCCTACGCCGAAGTGGGCCGCACCGCGGCCCGCCTGCGCTACTTCGCCGAGCTGCGGCCCGGCCGCGAGGCCATCTCGGACGGACGGCCGGTACGCAGCGAACTCCGGTGGCGGCCCCTCGGACCCGTCGCAGCGATCACCCCGTGGAACTTCCCGCTCCAGCTCGCCTCGGCGAAGTTCGCCCCCGCCCTTGCCGCCGGCAACACGATGGTGCTCAAACCCTCACCCTTCACACCCCTCGCCACACGGCTGCTCGGGTCCATCGTGTCCACCGCGCTCCCCGAGCACGTACTGACGATCGTCACGGGCGGCGAGGCCCTGGGCGCGCGCCTCGCGTCCCACCCCGGGATCCGGCACGTGACCTTCACGGGCTCCATCCCCACGGGACGGGCGGTCGCCGGGGGAGCGGCCGCCACACTCGCCCGCGTCACCCTGGAACTCGGTGGCAACGACGCCGCGGTCCTGCTCGACGACGTGGAGGTGGACCGTATCGCCGACCGGCTGTTCTGGGCGGCCTTCCGCAACTGCGGACAGGTCTGCATGGCCGTCAAGCGCGTCTACGCCCCGGTCCGGCTCTACTCCGAGGTGGTCGAGGCCCTCGCGCAACGCGCGAAGTCCGCGGTCGTCGGAGCCGGACTCGATCCCGGCTCGGAGCTCGGTCCCGTCAACAACGCCCCCCAACTCGCCCGCGTGGAGAAGTACACGGCGCAGGCCGTCGCCGACGGCGCGCGGGCCGTGACGGGCGGCCACCGGATCGACCGGCCGGGCTACTTCTTCGCTCCCACCGTCCTGGCCGACGTGCCCACCCGGAGCGCGGTGGTGACGGAGGAACAGTTCGGCCCCGTCCTGCCCGTGTTGCCCTACAGGAACATCGACGAGGCGGTGGAGGCCGCCAACGACACCGGATTCGGACTGGGCGGCTCGGTTTGGGGAACCGACCTCGACCGTGCCGAGGCCGTCGCGGGGCGGCTGGAGTGCGGCACCGCCTGGATCAACCATCACGCGGAACTCTCCCTCGCCCAGCCCTTCGCGGGCATCAAGGAGAGCGGGGTCGGCGTCGCGGGCGGGCCGTGGGGGCTCTACGGGAACCTCAGGCCGTTCGTCATGCACCGCCCGGAGGACATGTGA
- a CDS encoding (5-formylfuran-3-yl)methyl phosphate synthase, protein MLLLISPDGVDEALECARAAEHLDIVDVKKPDEGSLGANFPWVIKEIRAAVPADKPVSATVGDVPYKPGTVAQAALGAAVSGATYIKVGLYGCTTPDQAVDVMRGVVRAVKDYRPDAFVVASGYADAHRIGCVNPLAIPDIARRSGSDAAMLDTAIKDGTRLFDHVPPDACAEFVRAAHDSGLLAALAGSIKAADLAELTRIGTDIVGVRGAVCQGGDRNTGRIQPQLVAAFRAEMDRHAREHAAAAS, encoded by the coding sequence TTGTTGCTCCTCATCTCTCCCGACGGTGTCGACGAAGCCCTCGAATGCGCCCGCGCGGCGGAACACCTCGACATCGTCGACGTCAAGAAACCCGACGAAGGCTCGCTCGGTGCGAACTTCCCCTGGGTCATCAAGGAGATCCGCGCCGCGGTCCCCGCGGACAAGCCGGTCTCGGCCACGGTGGGCGACGTCCCCTACAAGCCCGGGACGGTCGCCCAGGCGGCGCTCGGCGCCGCGGTCTCCGGCGCCACGTACATCAAGGTGGGCCTCTACGGATGCACGACGCCCGACCAGGCGGTCGACGTCATGAGAGGTGTCGTCCGTGCGGTGAAGGACTACCGGCCCGACGCCTTCGTCGTCGCCTCGGGCTATGCCGACGCCCACCGCATCGGCTGCGTCAACCCGCTCGCGATCCCCGACATCGCCCGCCGCTCCGGTTCGGACGCGGCGATGCTCGACACGGCGATCAAGGACGGCACACGGCTCTTCGACCACGTCCCGCCCGACGCCTGCGCCGAGTTCGTCCGGGCCGCCCACGACAGCGGCCTCCTCGCCGCCCTCGCCGGCAGCATCAAGGCGGCCGACCTCGCGGAGCTGACCCGGATCGGCACGGACATCGTCGGCGTGCGCGGCGCGGTCTGCCAGGGGGGCGACCGGAACACCGGAAGGATCCAGCCCCAGTTGGTGGCCGCGTTCCGGGCCGAGATGGACCGGCACGCCCGTGAACACGCAGCGGCCGCGAGCTGA
- a CDS encoding carbohydrate ABC transporter permease: MTNLPSAVTAPRAGTAVAGGHAPAEGAASRHRRLTTRTGALFVTPYVLFLLVVFAIPMVYTLWISVHRFYFTAPGTHADSPWVGLSNYRDVFTDPVVGRAFLNIAVFLVINVPLTVLLALVLAAALNAKIRFRAFFRAAYYLPYITASVALVAVWQFLFGSDGFVNHLLGSHAPDPSWLVNSHLAMPMIAVFVTWKQLGFFVMLYLAALQNVGKELYEAASVDGAGRIRQFFSVTVPGVRPATTLVVIYAIITGANLFSEPYLLTGGGGPDHASTSPVLLMYQKGIEQGHPDFAAALGVVLVAFVLVISLAARKLTERGN, encoded by the coding sequence ATGACGAACCTCCCATCCGCCGTCACCGCCCCTCGCGCGGGTACCGCCGTCGCCGGCGGCCACGCGCCGGCCGAAGGCGCGGCCTCCCGCCACCGACGGCTCACCACCCGTACCGGCGCGCTGTTCGTGACGCCGTACGTGCTGTTCCTGCTCGTCGTGTTCGCGATCCCCATGGTGTACACGCTGTGGATCTCGGTCCACCGCTTCTACTTCACGGCTCCCGGCACGCACGCGGACTCGCCGTGGGTCGGGCTCTCCAACTACCGGGACGTCTTCACCGACCCCGTGGTGGGGCGCGCCTTCCTGAACATCGCCGTCTTCCTCGTGATCAACGTGCCCCTCACGGTGCTCCTGGCGCTCGTCCTGGCCGCCGCGCTCAACGCGAAGATCCGATTCCGTGCGTTCTTCCGTGCCGCCTACTACCTGCCGTACATCACGGCGAGCGTCGCGCTGGTCGCGGTGTGGCAGTTCCTGTTCGGCTCGGACGGCTTCGTCAACCACCTTCTCGGCTCGCACGCACCGGATCCCTCGTGGCTGGTCAACTCGCACCTCGCTATGCCGATGATCGCGGTCTTCGTCACCTGGAAGCAGCTCGGCTTCTTCGTGATGCTGTACCTCGCCGCACTCCAGAACGTCGGCAAGGAACTGTACGAGGCGGCCTCCGTGGACGGAGCCGGCCGCATCCGGCAGTTCTTCTCGGTGACCGTGCCCGGGGTGCGTCCGGCCACGACCCTCGTCGTGATCTACGCGATCATCACCGGCGCCAACCTCTTCAGCGAGCCCTACCTGCTGACGGGCGGCGGCGGTCCCGACCACGCTTCCACCTCGCCGGTCCTGCTCATGTACCAGAAGGGCATCGAGCAGGGTCACCCCGACTTCGCAGCCGCCCTGGGCGTGGTCCTGGTGGCCTTCGTCCTCGTCATCTCGCTGGCCGCCCGCAAGCTCACCGAGAGGGGCAACTGA